One window of the Amycolatopsis mediterranei genome contains the following:
- a CDS encoding D-alanine--poly(phosphoribitol) ligase — MPEPSRPAARTLSQWFAASVARVPDAVAVEVDGAAVTYRELDDLSARLAARIAAECGELPRRVGLLASRSLLAFAGYLAATRLGATVVPLNAGHPVERNRAVCRAARPDLLLADAGGTAQTGELAGLVPNALVEPSLADLPAARLPDARPDPDAVAYILFTSGSTGRPKGVPVRHRNVDAFLAHNVSRFAVEPGCRLSHTFDLTFDLAVFDLFVSWAGGATLVCPGRTELTRPVRYLAERELTHWFSVPAAITVAAELGTLVTDVPGSAALRYSIFCGEQFTLRQAQAWHAVAPRSAIVNAYGPTELTIACADYQLPADPADWPGTGNDTVPIGQPYPHLDAVVLDADGRPAAEGELCVRGPQRFDGYLDPADDVGRFTEGRHYRTGDVVRCEGGQWVHVGRLDQQVQVNGYRVELGEVEAALRRTDGIGAAVVVATAHGGRTELAAFYTGELPAARVRRELRRALPVYMVPRRLTPLPSIPLNANGKADRPRLRAMAAAAAR; from the coding sequence ATGCCTGAGCCGAGCCGGCCCGCCGCGCGGACGTTGTCCCAGTGGTTCGCGGCTTCGGTGGCGCGCGTGCCCGACGCGGTCGCGGTCGAGGTGGACGGCGCCGCCGTGACCTACCGCGAACTCGACGACCTGTCCGCACGGCTGGCCGCACGCATCGCCGCCGAGTGCGGCGAGCTCCCCCGCCGGGTCGGCCTGCTCGCCTCCCGCAGCCTGCTCGCGTTCGCCGGGTACCTGGCGGCGACCCGGCTCGGTGCGACGGTGGTGCCGCTGAACGCCGGGCATCCCGTCGAACGCAACCGGGCCGTTTGCCGTGCGGCGCGGCCGGACCTGCTGCTCGCCGACGCGGGTGGCACCGCGCAGACGGGTGAGCTGGCCGGGCTGGTGCCGAACGCCCTCGTCGAACCGTCTCTTGCGGACCTCCCGGCGGCCCGGCTGCCGGACGCGCGCCCCGACCCGGACGCGGTCGCCTACATCCTCTTCACCTCCGGCTCCACCGGCAGGCCGAAGGGGGTGCCGGTGCGCCACCGCAACGTCGACGCGTTCCTCGCGCACAACGTGTCCCGGTTCGCGGTCGAACCCGGTTGCCGGCTGTCGCACACCTTCGACCTGACCTTCGACCTCGCGGTGTTCGACCTGTTCGTCAGCTGGGCGGGCGGCGCGACCCTGGTTTGCCCGGGCCGCACGGAGCTGACCCGGCCGGTGCGCTACCTCGCCGAGCGCGAGCTCACCCACTGGTTCTCCGTGCCCGCCGCGATCACCGTCGCCGCCGAACTGGGCACGCTGGTCACGGACGTGCCCGGTTCGGCGGCGCTGCGCTACAGCATCTTCTGCGGTGAGCAGTTCACCCTCCGCCAGGCGCAGGCGTGGCACGCGGTCGCGCCCCGGTCGGCGATCGTCAACGCGTACGGCCCGACCGAGCTCACGATCGCGTGCGCGGACTACCAGCTGCCCGCCGACCCGGCGGACTGGCCGGGCACCGGCAACGACACCGTCCCCATCGGACAGCCGTACCCGCACCTGGACGCCGTCGTGCTCGACGCCGACGGCCGTCCCGCGGCCGAGGGCGAGCTGTGCGTGCGTGGCCCGCAGCGCTTCGACGGCTACCTCGACCCGGCCGACGACGTGGGCCGGTTCACCGAGGGGCGGCACTACCGCACCGGCGACGTGGTGCGCTGCGAGGGCGGGCAGTGGGTGCACGTCGGGCGGCTCGACCAGCAGGTGCAGGTCAACGGCTACCGGGTCGAGCTCGGTGAGGTGGAGGCCGCGTTGCGGCGCACCGACGGGATCGGCGCCGCCGTGGTGGTCGCCACCGCGCACGGCGGGCGGACCGAGCTCGCCGCCTTCTACACCGGTGAGCTGCCCGCGGCGCGGGTGCGGCGGGAACTGCGCCGCGCGCTGCCCGTGTACATGGTGCCGCGCCGGCTGACGCCACTGCCGAGCATCCCGCTCAACGCCAACGGCAAGGCGGACCGGCCCCGGCTGCGTGCCATGGCCGCCGCCGCGGCCCGCTGA
- a CDS encoding acyl carrier protein translates to MTHPDPAPRPELVALVRQAWAEVLDTDEDAVPLETGFFEAGGNSMLLVLLGDVLGDTAGTPLDPVELFQHSTVRAQAGLLAEVEQGAQPHA, encoded by the coding sequence ATGACCCACCCGGACCCTGCTCCCCGGCCCGAACTGGTGGCGCTGGTGCGCCAGGCGTGGGCCGAGGTCCTCGACACCGACGAGGACGCCGTGCCGCTGGAGACCGGCTTCTTCGAGGCGGGCGGCAACTCCATGCTCCTGGTGCTGCTCGGCGACGTGCTCGGCGACACCGCGGGCACCCCGCTGGACCCCGTGGAGTTGTTCCAGCACAGCACGGTGCGTGCGCAGGCCGGGCTGCTGGCCGAGGTCGAGCAGGGTGCCCAGCCGCATGCCTGA
- a CDS encoding non-ribosomal peptide synthetase/type I polyketide synthase, which produces MQLSDRDIAVIGIACRYPAADGPEQFWATVTSGTDVVRSFTDDELLGDGADPASIADPGYVRSGVVLDGIAEFDAEFFGMSRREAEVLDPQHRLFLECCWHALEDAGQAPGSAGRRTGVFAGARSSVYLTENLSSAPELLHAVGDYQVALSTDKDYLAGRVAYKLDLRGPAVSVNTACSTSLVAVHLAKQSLLLGECEVALAGGAAIEPAQRRGYPYVEGGTLSPDGHCRPFDRNARGTIAASGVGVVVLKRLADALRDGDPVRAVIRGSAINNDGAAKVGFTAPGVDGQVDVITRALADARVPPRSVGYVEAHGTGTPLGDPIEVSALTKAFRTGTEDTGFCVLGSVKATFGHADAAAGVAGLIKAVLALEHGVLPAGPNLDEPSPRIRLAKSPFRLNKSTVDWTTDGSPRRAGVSSFGMGGTNAHVVLEEAPPRQPDADRTGPALLALSAATPRALIDLAESLATHLERHPGDLAGVEATLHRGRARLTHRRVVTGADHAELVAALREPAPPVEGTDRPVAFVFPGQGSQYAGMGAGLYRDEPVFRDVVDECAAVLRPHLGLDLRDVLHGADGGALDRTALTQPALFVTEYALARTLMDRGLTPAAMAGHSIGEYVAACLAGVFTLPDALGLVATRGRLVQSLPPGAMLAVELAEKDVIELLRPGVSIAAVNGPRSCVLSGPSAAVREIETDLRARDVACRVLRTSHAFHSGMLDPVLAEFTEAVAAVPLAEPGLRYLSNVTGTWVTAKQATDPHYWARHLREPVRFADSAAELARAGLVVAEAGPGRTLTTLVRRSEGTAVSLMRRAGDATDDLPTLLSGVGRVWAQGGRVDLARFTGSDRHPMVSLPGYPFQRQRYWIEAGRSDSTVDSKPATGETLTGDQARIAAVWAELLGVDDVDASDDFFDLGGDSLLATQLVARLSSRFGLTVPLGAVFATPTLRGLTDAATPTTAGPAAEPVAVRPSELPATAVQRRMWFLDHAHDHPAAYVIATAADLHGPLDVAALRTALAEVVARHESLRTVFPAPEGRPLQVIRAEVPVALPVTEAHPAGLDDLLQAAARTPFDLAEGPLFRFSLFRLDAEHHVLGVCVHHIVADSWSFGVLFSELGACYGALRAGEPSPLTGPAVQYADVVTDVAAETDLAYWRENLAGAPGTIDLPATGPRPPVQTFDGRLARRVLGADLTGRVTAVARAHDATLYMVLLAALQALLHRYSGQQDICVGSPVAGRTKAEQERVVGCLLNTVVLRTSLDRELSFADLLTRVRSTALGAFAHQGAPFQQVVEALKLPKDPSRNPLFQVMFNLLNTRGADLALSGLTVTEHPVHPGGAQVDLGLTVHQRDGELVCELEYNTDLFDAAAAERTLGHFEQLLHAVTADPGTAIGAAPLLTAAEQAQLAGWSGVSTPVAPPAGGIHDLVAAQAARTPDAPAVTFGGTSLTYRELLTRADVLAARLRDRGVGPDTLVAVAVERSELLPVALLAVLRAGGAYVPLDAAYPRQRQEFILDDSGAAVLLTERALADRYTGQDLTVLLADERAGHRAPAAAGTPASPHNLAYVLYTSGSTGRPKGVRVEHGSVVNFLRGMRERLRTGPADTLVAVTTYAFDISVLELFLPLISGGRVVLASRDVAHDPADLAALLERENATVMQATPATWQLLVTDGWPGRPGLTALCGGEALPVALAGQLTERVRVLHNMYGPTEATIWATAAEVLPGAPITIGKPLPGVTAHLLDPGGQPVPVGVPGELHLGGVCLARDYLGRPEITAERFVPDPFAADPDARLYKTGDLARHRADGTLEFLGRNDTQVKVRGHRIELGEIETVLGRHDAVRDAVAVVREDGGDKAIVGYVTLHDGAAAPSTTDWRAHLRTVLPDYMLPSAFVVLEAFPLTPNGKVDRNALPAPQRTVAETQAAPRTAFEADLATRWCELLGLPGIGIDDDFFAVGGDSFKAVRAVRDLGVPATVMDLFTHPTIRQFAEHVAGPGTGTTTEQKLLLRLTPARPTTVNLVCVPLAAGGALTYRELAAAVPDHIALYAIQPPGHDVSNPGEPALGFDELVERCAAEVEALAGPVVLYGHCMGGAQTIALARKLEDDRADLLRVVIGGHFPAPRMPGRFSRALRAMMPLRRTTSKRRALEFLRATGLFNEVTDAAEQDFLMRIFLDDTQQGEDFYTDAFHGDGFRKLAAPVVCVVGDGDRVTELYQERVAEWTHFSDSVSLHVIPRAGHYFHKHQADQLASLVVAGEGAPVAPPPPADIRAFLLVALGQLVSLIGSGLTTFTLGVFVYQHTGSVSLFGLISVLTLLPAVALAPVTGAIADRWDRRKIMIGADTLSAVSSIGLVTLLWNGSLHLWQVYPLVALGAVAVAFQQPAYRAAVTQLVPKRYYGRANGLAQLGGAAGTVLSPLLGGGLAVLVGLTGVVVIDVVTYGFALLTLLLVRFPDRMFNRLEEPFTREVTGGWRYIVRRPGLLAIILATTALNFTLAMVEVIATPLTLSMGAVSTLGLVMAAGGLGLLGGSVLTSLWGGFRRRTTGILGSFAVIGAFMVVLGLVPNPVFPAVGLFGIGLASAVLNAHWGSIVQAKVGLELQGRVFAANLMVSWLMVPAGFALAGPLTDGVFEPLAAAAGMPGRGMGWLTMGAGIASLVLAVGAWRYRRLRLLEDELPDAIPDPVVLTDKDVIQAKAAA; this is translated from the coding sequence ATGCAGCTAAGCGATCGCGACATCGCCGTCATCGGCATCGCCTGCCGCTACCCGGCGGCGGACGGCCCCGAGCAGTTCTGGGCCACCGTCACCTCCGGCACCGACGTGGTCCGGTCGTTCACCGACGACGAACTGCTCGGCGACGGCGCCGACCCGGCGAGCATCGCCGACCCCGGCTACGTCCGGTCGGGCGTCGTGCTCGACGGGATCGCCGAGTTCGACGCGGAGTTCTTCGGCATGTCCCGTCGCGAGGCCGAGGTGCTCGACCCCCAGCACCGGCTGTTCCTCGAATGCTGTTGGCACGCACTGGAAGACGCCGGGCAGGCGCCCGGTTCCGCGGGCCGCCGGACCGGGGTGTTCGCCGGGGCACGCTCCAGCGTCTACCTGACGGAGAACCTGTCGTCCGCGCCCGAACTGCTGCACGCCGTCGGCGACTACCAGGTGGCGTTGTCGACCGACAAGGACTACCTGGCCGGGCGGGTCGCGTACAAGCTGGACCTGCGCGGACCCGCCGTCTCCGTGAACACGGCGTGCTCCACCTCGCTGGTGGCGGTGCACCTGGCGAAGCAAAGCCTGCTGCTCGGCGAATGCGAAGTGGCGCTGGCCGGTGGGGCCGCGATCGAGCCCGCACAGCGGCGCGGCTACCCGTACGTCGAGGGCGGCACGTTGTCGCCGGACGGGCACTGCCGCCCGTTCGACCGGAACGCCCGGGGCACGATCGCGGCCAGCGGGGTCGGCGTCGTGGTGCTCAAGCGGCTGGCCGACGCGCTGCGCGACGGCGACCCGGTGCGCGCCGTGATCCGGGGTTCGGCGATCAACAACGACGGCGCCGCCAAGGTCGGGTTCACCGCGCCTGGCGTGGACGGGCAGGTCGACGTGATCACCCGGGCGCTGGCCGACGCGCGCGTGCCGCCCCGGTCCGTCGGCTACGTCGAGGCGCACGGCACCGGCACCCCGCTCGGCGACCCGATCGAGGTGTCCGCGCTCACCAAGGCGTTCCGCACCGGCACCGAGGACACCGGGTTCTGCGTACTCGGCTCGGTCAAGGCCACCTTCGGCCACGCCGACGCGGCGGCCGGTGTCGCCGGGTTGATCAAGGCCGTGCTCGCGTTGGAGCACGGGGTGCTGCCTGCCGGCCCCAACCTGGACGAGCCCAGCCCCCGGATCCGTCTGGCGAAGAGCCCGTTCCGGCTCAATAAATCCACAGTGGACTGGACGACGGACGGCAGCCCGCGCCGCGCCGGCGTCAGCTCGTTCGGCATGGGCGGCACCAACGCCCACGTGGTCCTGGAAGAAGCGCCGCCACGGCAGCCGGACGCGGACCGGACCGGGCCCGCGCTGCTGGCCTTGTCCGCCGCGACGCCCCGCGCGCTGATCGACCTGGCGGAGTCGCTGGCGACCCACCTGGAGCGGCACCCGGGTGACCTCGCCGGGGTGGAGGCGACCCTGCACCGCGGCCGCGCCCGGCTCACCCACCGGCGCGTCGTGACCGGCGCCGACCACGCGGAACTCGTTGCCGCGCTGCGCGAACCCGCACCGCCGGTCGAGGGCACCGACCGGCCGGTCGCGTTCGTGTTCCCCGGTCAGGGCAGCCAGTACGCCGGGATGGGCGCCGGGCTGTACCGCGACGAACCGGTGTTCCGGGACGTGGTGGACGAGTGCGCGGCCGTGCTGCGCCCGCACCTCGGGCTCGACCTGCGGGACGTGCTGCACGGCGCGGACGGCGGCGCGCTCGACCGGACCGCGCTGACGCAGCCGGCGTTGTTCGTCACCGAGTACGCGCTCGCCCGCACGCTGATGGACCGCGGCCTCACCCCGGCCGCCATGGCCGGGCACAGCATCGGCGAGTACGTGGCCGCGTGCCTGGCCGGGGTGTTCACGCTGCCGGACGCGCTCGGCCTGGTCGCGACGCGCGGCCGGCTCGTGCAGTCGCTCCCGCCCGGCGCGATGCTCGCGGTCGAACTCGCGGAAAAGGACGTCATCGAGCTGCTCCGGCCCGGCGTGTCGATCGCCGCGGTCAACGGGCCGCGGTCCTGCGTGCTCTCCGGCCCGTCGGCGGCCGTGCGGGAGATCGAGACGGACCTGCGCGCGCGGGACGTCGCCTGCCGCGTGCTGCGCACCTCGCACGCGTTCCACTCGGGGATGCTCGACCCGGTGCTCGCCGAGTTCACCGAGGCGGTCGCGGCGGTCCCGCTCGCCGAACCGGGCCTGCGCTACCTGTCCAACGTCACCGGCACCTGGGTGACCGCGAAGCAGGCCACCGACCCGCACTACTGGGCGAGACACCTGCGCGAACCGGTGCGGTTCGCCGACTCCGCTGCCGAGCTCGCGCGCGCCGGGCTGGTGGTGGCCGAGGCCGGGCCGGGGCGCACGCTGACGACGTTGGTGCGGCGCAGCGAGGGCACGGCCGTGTCCTTGATGCGGCGAGCCGGTGACGCGACCGACGACCTGCCGACACTGCTTTCCGGCGTCGGCCGGGTGTGGGCGCAGGGCGGGCGGGTGGACCTCGCCCGGTTCACCGGCAGCGATCGGCACCCGATGGTGTCCCTGCCCGGCTACCCGTTCCAGCGGCAACGCTACTGGATCGAGGCCGGGCGCTCGGACTCCACAGTGGACAGCAAGCCGGCGACCGGGGAGACGCTCACCGGCGACCAGGCGCGCATCGCGGCGGTCTGGGCCGAGCTGCTGGGCGTCGACGACGTCGACGCGAGCGACGACTTCTTCGACCTCGGCGGCGATTCCCTGCTCGCGACCCAGCTCGTCGCCCGGCTGAGCAGCCGGTTCGGGCTCACGGTTCCGCTCGGCGCCGTGTTCGCCACGCCCACCTTGCGCGGCCTGACCGACGCGGCGACTCCGACCACGGCCGGCCCCGCCGCGGAACCCGTGGCCGTGCGGCCGTCGGAGCTGCCGGCCACGGCCGTGCAGCGGCGCATGTGGTTCCTCGACCACGCCCACGACCACCCGGCCGCGTACGTCATCGCGACCGCGGCGGACCTGCACGGACCGCTGGACGTCGCCGCCCTGCGCACCGCGCTCGCCGAGGTCGTCGCCCGGCACGAGTCATTGCGCACGGTCTTCCCCGCGCCCGAAGGCCGGCCGCTGCAGGTGATCCGGGCCGAAGTCCCGGTGGCGCTGCCGGTGACCGAGGCGCACCCGGCCGGCCTCGACGACCTCCTCCAGGCCGCGGCACGCACGCCGTTCGATCTGGCCGAAGGCCCGCTCTTCCGGTTCTCCCTGTTCCGGCTCGACGCCGAGCACCACGTGCTGGGCGTCTGCGTGCACCACATCGTCGCCGACAGCTGGTCGTTCGGCGTGCTCTTCAGCGAGCTCGGCGCGTGCTACGGCGCGCTGCGCGCGGGAGAACCGTCGCCGCTGACCGGCCCCGCGGTGCAGTACGCCGATGTGGTCACCGACGTGGCGGCCGAGACCGACCTCGCGTACTGGCGGGAAAACCTCGCCGGGGCGCCCGGCACCATCGACCTGCCGGCCACCGGGCCGCGCCCGCCCGTGCAGACCTTCGACGGCCGGCTGGCCCGCCGCGTGCTCGGCGCCGACCTGACCGGACGCGTCACCGCCGTGGCCCGTGCCCACGACGCGACGCTCTACATGGTGTTGCTCGCCGCGTTGCAGGCGTTGCTGCACCGCTACAGCGGCCAGCAGGACATCTGCGTCGGCTCGCCGGTCGCGGGGCGCACCAAGGCCGAACAGGAACGGGTCGTCGGCTGCCTGCTCAACACGGTGGTACTGCGCACTTCGCTGGATCGCGAGCTGTCGTTCGCCGACCTGCTGACCCGGGTGCGGAGCACCGCGCTGGGTGCGTTCGCCCACCAGGGCGCGCCGTTCCAGCAGGTGGTCGAGGCGCTGAAGCTGCCGAAGGACCCCAGCCGCAACCCGCTGTTCCAGGTGATGTTCAACCTGCTCAACACCCGGGGCGCCGACCTGGCGCTCAGCGGGCTCACCGTGACCGAGCACCCCGTGCACCCCGGCGGCGCGCAGGTCGACCTCGGGCTCACCGTGCACCAGCGCGACGGCGAACTGGTCTGCGAACTGGAGTACAACACCGACCTGTTCGACGCGGCCGCCGCCGAGCGCACCCTCGGGCACTTCGAACAGCTGCTGCACGCGGTCACCGCCGACCCCGGCACCGCCATCGGCGCAGCGCCGCTGCTCACCGCGGCCGAGCAGGCCCAGCTCGCCGGCTGGTCCGGCGTCAGCACCCCGGTGGCACCGCCGGCCGGCGGCATCCACGACCTCGTCGCGGCGCAGGCAGCCCGCACCCCGGACGCTCCCGCGGTCACGTTCGGCGGCACTTCCCTGACCTACCGGGAACTCCTCACCCGCGCCGACGTCCTCGCGGCCCGGTTGCGCGACCGAGGCGTCGGGCCGGACACCCTGGTCGCCGTCGCCGTGGAACGCTCCGAGCTGCTGCCGGTGGCGCTCCTCGCGGTGTTGCGGGCGGGCGGTGCGTACGTGCCGCTCGACGCGGCCTACCCGCGGCAGCGGCAGGAGTTCATCCTCGACGACTCCGGCGCCGCGGTGCTGCTCACCGAACGCGCCCTCGCCGACCGCTACACCGGGCAGGACCTGACCGTGCTGCTCGCCGACGAGCGGGCCGGGCACCGGGCCCCGGCGGCGGCCGGAACCCCGGCCTCGCCGCACAACCTGGCCTACGTCCTGTACACGTCCGGATCCACCGGGCGGCCCAAGGGCGTGCGGGTCGAGCACGGCTCGGTGGTCAACTTCCTGCGGGGCATGCGCGAGCGGCTCCGCACCGGCCCGGCCGACACCCTGGTCGCGGTCACCACCTATGCCTTCGACATCTCGGTGCTGGAGCTCTTCCTGCCGCTGATCAGCGGCGGGCGCGTGGTGCTCGCGAGCCGGGACGTCGCGCACGACCCGGCCGACCTCGCCGCGTTGCTGGAGCGGGAGAACGCCACGGTCATGCAGGCGACCCCGGCCACGTGGCAACTGCTGGTGACCGACGGCTGGCCCGGCCGGCCCGGCTTGACCGCGTTGTGCGGTGGTGAAGCGCTGCCGGTCGCCCTCGCCGGGCAGCTGACCGAGCGGGTCCGGGTGCTGCACAACATGTACGGACCGACCGAGGCGACCATCTGGGCCACCGCCGCCGAGGTGCTGCCCGGCGCGCCGATCACCATCGGCAAGCCGTTGCCGGGCGTCACCGCGCACCTGCTCGACCCGGGCGGGCAGCCCGTGCCGGTCGGCGTGCCCGGCGAACTGCACCTCGGCGGTGTCTGCCTCGCCCGCGACTACCTGGGCCGCCCCGAGATCACGGCCGAGCGGTTCGTGCCCGACCCGTTCGCCGCCGACCCGGATGCGCGCCTGTACAAGACCGGCGACCTCGCCCGCCACCGCGCGGACGGCACCCTCGAGTTCCTCGGCCGCAACGACACCCAGGTGAAGGTCCGCGGCCACCGCATCGAACTCGGTGAGATCGAGACCGTGCTCGGCAGGCACGACGCGGTCCGCGACGCCGTCGCCGTGGTCCGCGAGGACGGCGGCGACAAGGCGATCGTGGGCTACGTGACGCTGCACGACGGCGCCGCGGCGCCCAGCACCACCGACTGGCGCGCGCACCTGCGCACCGTGCTCCCCGACTACATGCTGCCGTCGGCGTTCGTCGTGCTCGAGGCGTTCCCGTTGACCCCCAACGGGAAGGTCGACCGCAACGCGCTGCCCGCGCCGCAGCGCACGGTGGCCGAGACGCAGGCGGCACCGCGCACCGCGTTCGAGGCGGACCTCGCCACGCGCTGGTGCGAGCTGCTCGGGTTGCCGGGCATCGGCATCGACGACGACTTCTTCGCCGTGGGCGGCGACTCGTTCAAGGCGGTGCGCGCGGTGCGGGACCTCGGCGTGCCCGCGACCGTGATGGACCTCTTCACCCACCCGACCATCCGGCAGTTCGCCGAGCACGTCGCCGGGCCCGGCACCGGTACCACCACCGAGCAGAAGCTGCTGCTGCGGCTCACCCCGGCGCGCCCCACCACGGTGAACCTGGTCTGCGTGCCGCTGGCCGCGGGCGGTGCCCTCACCTACCGGGAGCTGGCCGCCGCGGTCCCGGACCACATCGCGCTCTACGCCATCCAGCCGCCGGGCCACGACGTCAGCAACCCCGGCGAGCCCGCGCTGGGCTTCGACGAGCTCGTCGAACGGTGTGCCGCCGAGGTCGAGGCGCTGGCCGGTCCCGTCGTCCTATATGGACACTGCATGGGCGGGGCGCAGACGATCGCGCTCGCCCGCAAGCTCGAGGACGACCGGGCCGACCTGCTGCGGGTCGTGATCGGCGGGCACTTCCCCGCGCCGCGGATGCCCGGCCGCTTCTCCCGGGCACTGCGCGCGATGATGCCGTTGCGGCGCACCACCTCCAAGCGCCGCGCGCTGGAGTTCCTGCGCGCCACCGGGTTGTTCAACGAGGTGACGGACGCCGCGGAGCAGGACTTCCTGATGCGGATCTTCCTCGACGACACCCAGCAGGGCGAGGACTTCTACACCGACGCCTTCCACGGCGACGGGTTCCGCAAGCTGGCCGCGCCGGTCGTGTGCGTGGTCGGCGACGGTGACCGGGTCACCGAGCTGTACCAGGAGCGGGTCGCCGAGTGGACGCACTTCTCCGATTCGGTCTCCCTGCACGTGATCCCGCGGGCGGGGCACTACTTCCACAAGCACCAGGCCGACCAGCTCGCGTCGCTCGTCGTCGCCGGGGAAGGCGCACCGGTGGCACCGCCACCACCCGCGGACATCCGCGCGTTCCTGCTGGTCGCGCTCGGCCAGCTGGTGTCGCTGATCGGGTCGGGGCTCACGACGTTCACCCTCGGCGTGTTCGTGTACCAGCACACCGGGTCGGTGTCGCTCTTCGGGCTGATCAGCGTGCTGACGTTGCTGCCCGCGGTGGCGCTCGCCCCGGTCACCGGCGCGATCGCCGACCGGTGGGACCGGCGCAAGATCATGATCGGTGCGGACACGTTGTCCGCGGTCAGCTCGATCGGCCTGGTCACCCTGCTGTGGAACGGATCGCTGCACCTGTGGCAGGTGTACCCGTTGGTGGCGCTGGGTGCGGTCGCGGTCGCGTTCCAGCAACCCGCGTACCGCGCCGCGGTGACGCAGCTGGTGCCCAAGCGCTACTACGGCCGGGCGAACGGGCTGGCGCAGCTCGGCGGAGCGGCGGGCACGGTGCTCTCGCCGCTGCTCGGCGGCGGGCTCGCGGTGCTGGTCGGCCTGACCGGCGTCGTGGTGATCGACGTGGTGACGTACGGGTTCGCGTTGCTGACGCTGCTGCTCGTGCGGTTCCCGGACCGGATGTTCAACCGGCTCGAGGAGCCGTTCACCCGGGAGGTGACCGGTGGGTGGCGCTACATCGTGCGGCGGCCCGGGCTGCTCGCGATCATCCTCGCCACGACCGCGCTCAACTTCACCCTGGCGATGGTCGAGGTGATCGCCACGCCGCTGACCCTGTCGATGGGCGCCGTGTCGACCCTGGGCCTGGTGATGGCCGCCGGTGGCCTGGGCCTGCTCGGCGGCAGCGTGCTGACCAGCCTGTGGGGCGGGTTCCGGCGCCGCACCACCGGCATCCTCGGGTCGTTCGCGGTGATCGGCGCGTTCATGGTCGTGCTGGGCCTGGTGCCGAACCCGGTGTTCCCGGCCGTGGGTCTCTTCGGCATCGGCCTCGCGTCCGCGGTGCTCAACGCGCACTGGGGGTCGATCGTGCAGGCGAAGGTGGGCCTGGAACTGCAGGGCCGGGTGTTCGCCGCCAACCTGATGGTCAGCTGGCTGATGGTGCCCGCCGGGTTCGCGCTCGCCGGGCCGCTGACCGACGGTGTGTTCGAGCCGCTCGCCGCCGCCGCGGGGATGCCCGGGCGCGGCATGGGCTGGCTGACGATGGGGGCGGGCATCGCATCGCTGGTCTTGGCGGTGGGCGCGTGGCGGTACCGGCGCCTGCGGCTGCTGGAAGACGAACTGCCCGACGCCATCCCCGATCCCGTCGTGCTGACGGACAAGGACGTCATCCAGGCCAAGGCGGCCGCCTGA